The Setaria italica strain Yugu1 chromosome VIII, Setaria_italica_v2.0, whole genome shotgun sequence genome includes the window ACATGAGATACTCATTTGTTGACCTGCCAAGCAGCAAGCTCTCATTTTGAGAAATCCAATTCTTCTTTGTTACACCGCAGTAGCAAATCTTTGTCATTGCAATTAAATTTGTTTTTTACATCTCTGCAAAAAATAGTGAGGCTGCCTTCAGAACCTTTCACAATGGGAAATTAAAAGCAAAAAGTCTAGCGAAAGGTCTCAAAATGAAATATGATGGCGATATAAACAGATAAATATCCATCTATATGCAGGTCTACAGGGGCGGAGCCACAGGGGGGGCACGCAGGGGCCTGGCCCCCCTAATGCGGCCGTGTACACCCCACAGGAGCTCCTAAATCATTTTGCTAATTATAGGGTTAGAGTCCCTGTTAAGCAACAAGACATACAATTAGTCCAAAGTATCATCAGCCCACCAGCCCAATGATTCGTTCTAGCCTTCCAGCATCCAGATAGTCCGAGAAAAAACAATATAATGGACTTGTAGCTTTCTTCTAATATTTCATGTTTTAGTGTTTCATGCTATTTTAAAGCAAAAAATTACTcatatgcaatttttttgtCACCAAACCCATCTTTATTCTCTGTTATCCGAGATTCTTTTACAAGTGCTCGATCAATGATCACAATTAGTAGCATCAATGCGTAATCAATCTATGTATATTCGGATCATATAACCTAATTAACCGCTATTACATGGCAACATGTAGGATGGCCCATTTTCTACATATACGATTGAATATATTGTTTGGCACTCTCATTTGTAAAATAACTTTGTCATCCATACATATGAGATCGTTTTTTATGAGATCGTTTTTTGTTTGGTGTCTTGGCCCCCCCATGCTCAAATCCTGGTTATGCCCTTGCAGGTCAACATAAATCAAAGTACTTATCTTTACACTGAGTTTCGTTCATATGCTACTGCTTGACATTtgataaaggaaaaaaatcattgtTGTCAAATTTTACATTTGCAATTAGATTATCTAATGTTTATTTTAGTATAGTTTTCTAACAATTTCCATTCATGCTTCAACTCCTTCCTGGTATGCATAAATTGAAGATGATATGTTTCAATTgtaatttcctttttttaagCCTAGCTAAAATCTTAGTTACTGTAACCTTGTCAGCCATACTTTAAGATTTCAGGTTGAGCTGCTGAAACTAACACTCATACCTGTAGGTTCTACCATCCCCTCAGTCTGCAGCACAGAAATCAGAATCTTACTTTCTTGAAATCTGGTCTTACATGGCCTAATCAACTCGATCTGTTCATTTGATTTGATGTAGGTAAATCAACAAACAAATATTTAACAGGAATGTAACTATTTTGCATCCTGAAAAGGTAACTGAAGCACTCCTACTCAATACTCATGCACTGAGTAAAATGATATCTGCAATTAGATTTATAATTTACCTTTGGAACTTAAAAGTGAGAATAATTTAATCAACCCCTATAGGTTGCCTTCTACGCTGAGAAAAAATATAATGGTTTCAATGTAGTCCATAACACTCAGGAACAAATGCAAGCAGTTCCTTGAGGGCTGCCTAACCAGTAGTACTGTGGTTGTTAATTGGCCAATGATCATCTGGTTCTATAGCATTTGTTAATTGTTGTAAGTTTAGTATGATATGATCTCAATTTAAACTACACTCGGTTAAATATGTACATGAACGATAATTTAGGCTCATTAATTTTGTTAAGATGCTATAACTTTGTTAATGACAAATGATTATTCTTAGGTTGACAGTTTTGTTACATATACTTGTGATTCGTCACTGATTTGTGATTTCTAATGAAGGAATTGGGATGGCAGAAACATAAATAATTTGTGTTATCTTGATTTATAGTGTGATCCCATTTTTATCGTAATCATAGGACAGACAAAACCCCATTTTGTAGGCTTATAGAAACATGTTTCTATACTGCACTAAGGGCTACAATTAGCATTCAGTACATATAAATACGAACTTTGAATCTATGAATATGCACAGTGATCTATATGCTGAATTGCTAAGGAGCGTCAAGTTTCTTAAAGATCCTGTCCTGGTTGTATTTTGATGGGGTACTAGAGAGGCACTCTGGCTCAATTTTCTTAATGGAGTTGGTGGTTGCAGGTGGTCACCGGTACATGGCTATGACACTATTATGCGCAAGCTAAGTTCTTAGTTGTGCGTGAGCTGCCAGAGTTTTTGAATTTTCACATTCAAATTCAAATGGCCATGTGCATCATAAACCTTTTTTTGTCACACACTGTTatgttttaaaatattatatTACACTGATAAGAGTTTCATGACATGTAACCACTATCAAATACTCTTTTGGTATATATATCATTTTAACTCCAGCTACAATGATGTCGTGGCAAACGTAACTAAATAATAAACTATATTTTTTGCATCAAGTTCTTAGAATGTGAACCTTAATCCACCTAAAATCAAACTAAAAAAATGGTTACTGTGACCATTCGTGATGATATCAAGTTATTCATAGCTTTTCCTTTTGGTCCCTGCATTTAACTGCACTGCCATGATCTTTAGATTCCAATGTTGAGCAATGCCCAGTTGTGATTTTTGAATGATGAATAACCAGCACTCTGTGATCTTATTCTGGAAGCTAATTATACTAGGTTTATGGAAAAATGCAATTTTGATCCTTTCTGGATTGTTGGCGATAAGGATAGATTTTTTACACGCATGACCTCAAAGAATGTCAAAAGCTGAGACTGCCACTGCTGACCACGGAAGAAAGCAGGCAAAGATCTACTACCAGTGTGGCAGTGTCGTCACAGTTTCTCACAGCCACTTTTCACCTTTGCTTTTGAAACTTAGCTATaattaaaaaagaaaggaaacctAAAAAGATATCCTCCAAATCCAAATTGGTTCCCTGCATTGACCATGTGATATATATTTTATAAAGTGGACATTCAAATTGCTATCTCCTCTATGCTTTGGTTCCCTGTATCGGCCATGGGATATTTTATAAAGTGGACATGCAAATTACTGTCTCCTGCTCTAAGTTTACTTCTATAATGCAGTTGGAGGCATATGATCCTGAAAGATGCAACAATAATGTGATGCTGTTTGACACAACATCCAAACCAGTCGTTGCGTGCTAAATCTTGCTGCAAGTTGTGGTACACGTGTACATATGTATACCACACTCGAATACAAATGTCTGCAGAAATATACTTCCAACCTCACGAAGCACTATAATGACAACAAAATTCCGATCCTCAATGCTAAATACTCCACCATATTTTTCTTAACAGGCCGGCATTCAAAATCATAAAGCAATAGCCTTACCAGGCAGCATTGCAGCCCAGAAAATAAAGCTACTAACACTACTCTTCAAAACAAAGCTACTGGCACTGCTTTATCAAAAATAGTCTCTTGGTTGATCTACGTTTTCTTGACAAGTAGCATCATTAGAAGGACATCGAGAAAATGGAAACCAAGCAATCAAACTGGCCTGATCCAACTGGGCGCGGCATCGCCGTGCCAACTTTCTAGTTTATTACCAAAAGCTTGTTAATCCATCCTGCTGGAGGCTTCCAGAATACTTCATTCCGAATTTCTGTTCTTTTTTCACCAACAGTACAATACTACCGTTTTCTTATCTGTTGTATGCTTGATTTGGCACAGGGGTTGAGAATTGCTATGTATTCAAGAGCCGCTTGCAAGAGTATGCGCAGAAAGCTGGTCTTCCAACCCCAGAGTACCATACCCTCAAAGAGGGCCCGTCCCATGAACCAATCTTCAAGTCCACAGTGGTCGTTAACAACACCAAGTATGATTCCCTGCCTGGATTCTTCAGCCGAAAGGCTGCAGAACAGTCGGCCGCTGAAGTTGCGCTTATGGAGATAGTCAAGTCTGTTCCAGCAACTGAAGCCAAAAACATCCCAGCAGTAGTAAGTTACTTGTTTCTGCACGTAGTTACATGTTTGATATTGTTGCTAAACAAGTAAAGATTCTAAGTTTTATACAAATTTATTCAGCCTCCAACAAGAAAGTCTTTTCATTCCTTGAACTTGAAGGTGTATGTGAATGAGTGGTGATTTGCATTCTTTTGTCAATTTGTGCTTTGGAAAAAGGGAACTGACTCATTAACTATTAGCCTAGAATGACATTTACATGCTTCTTTAAATTACATATGTTTATCTGTACTAGACTTTCTACACTTCTATTTCTACTCATGTGAAAATATCTGATGTTCTATTAACTTGCCATGGGAATGTATTGGAAGGATGCTAATAAAATGTTCCTTTCTGTTGTTAGCTTTTCAAGTAATGTTAATTAGTTTATCTGTGGACTTCTAGCAGTACCCGAGTACAATCACGAAAGTTTGTTATAGGTTTCATGGAATTTCCCCAAATTCAATAATGTTCTTTTGTCTAATTGTAACTATTGAAGCACTCGATTATGCTAAAGTCTCCTCTGAATATAGTAGGGAATTAGTCATGAAGATGCTTGCGAGCTTGTTCTGCCCAATTTATGAACCATGAGCCATGCATAGCTCACAGTATGGCTATTAAATTCTATTACCGTGTCCAAAGGTATTCTTTAGAGAATATGAAGGTCCTTTAGTTCTTAGGAATCAGGATGACTAAATTAGCATAGCAGCACAGTATCTCTTCTTGATTGATGTGTTTCTTTGATACATCTTACTATGCTTTGCAGCAAGAGACTGGCCTGTGCAAGAATCTTCTTCAGGAGTACGCTCAGAAGATGAATTACGCCATTCCATCATATATTTGCACTAAACAAGCTTCAGGCGTAGCTCCTTTCATATGCACTGTTGAGATTGGTGGCATACAATACATTGGTGCTGCAGCTAGAACAAAGAAGGAAGCAGAGATAAAAGCTGCCCGAACAGCTCTTCTTGCAATCCAGGGTAAGTTTCTTATTATTCGATCCAGGGTCTTTCGGTATGCAAACATTATCCCTCCTTTCTGGCTCTTGCTTGGATAGGGTCACAAATGGGCAATGTTTGGTGCAGGTCAATCAGAAGGTTGTGCGAATGGTGCCACGAAGTATATTGTTGTTCCTGGACAAAGGGAGGTTAAAGAGACAGATAAAAAGCCAACTGAAACCCCCAAATCGCTCAAAGTCAAGAAAAGTGGTGGCAGAAAGAAATGGAATAAGCGTAAATTCATGAGGAAGACCGACCAGATTGTTGATGCTGAAAAGGATGGAACTAGGGAGGTTGGGGATGTTCATGATTCTGATGTCCCGATGCAGGCAACAATAATAACAGAGGAGCCATCCAGAGACAGTATAATGCTGCATCTTGACGGGGAGGCTAGAAGAGTGGAACTGGAGCTTCTTAGAGGTACGGCAACTCAGCAACCTGATGAGGAAGCTATAAGTGTAAAGCAGGGGCTTGCAATGCTTCTACACTCCGAGGAAGCTATAAGAGTAGAACATGACTTATCTAGAGACACTGCAATGGTTGAATCTAACAAGGAAGTTGTAATGTTGCAATCTGATGAGGAAGCTAGGATGATAGAACTGGAGGCACCCAGAGATCCTGCAACGGTCCAACCTAATGAGGAAGCTAGAAGTGTAGAACAGGAGCCACTCAATATCGCTGAAGTGGTGAAGCCTAACATGGAAGCTAGAAGTGCAGAGCAGGAGTCAGCGAGCGCCTATGTAGCATTGCAATTTAATGGGAGTGCTACAGATGCGAAGGAGGAGCTGCCAAGCAATACTGCAATGATGCAGCGTGAGGAAACAGAAACCATAAAGCAAGAAGCACCTCAAAGTGGTGAGTTAGTGCAACCTAACTAGGGATGTATTTTTGGAGATCAGGAAATCTGtccgaagaagaagagcaaaatGTATGAGATGCATTACTGGAGGCAAATAGGTCCACGGGAGATATATGAGCATAAAATAAATTGCGTGTCAGATTTGAGTAGCATGATCTGTTTTCTGGATGGTTGCTTAAATGTCGCCCTTGGATTATTTGGATTCCTCTTACCTCAAGTTATGATTTGCATGCATTATTATGCACCAAATACCTGAAAATGAAAATGTCCAGCAAGAGAATTATTTGGATTTCCCTTACCTCAAGTTATGATTTGCATGCATTATGCACCTGAAAATGAAAATGTCCAGCAAGAGAATGTATTCACCATTCACCACCCCTGCTCAGCTCTGCTCTATGTGCAGCACCAAATAAACAAATCCCAAGCGCATGGATTTCCTTTATACCAACAAAAGAGTATCCAAAGTCCAACGTGAGAGAGCAGATGGAAGACCGCTTGCTGGCGACCCTCGCGCGCCACGGtcgcttcgccgccgccgccgccctcgtctCCACCGCCCGCTGCACGACCCGCGCCCTCAactccctcctcgccgcgctctgCTCCCCCACCAAGTCTTCCCCGACGTTCCTCCgcgtcgccccctccctcctcctccgcgccgcgccgcacgccgcccccGACGCCACCACCTTCCGCATCCTCACATCCGCGCTCTGCCGCGCCCGGcgacccaccgccgccgccgacctcctgcGCTGCAtgcccgccctcctcctcgacccGGACCCGCGCCACTGCCGCGCGGTCCTCGCCTCCCTCTGCCACTGCGCCCCTGCCGCTCGGCACGCGCTGGCGTTCCTGGACGACATGCGCCGGTGGGGCGTGTCACCGATCCAGTCGGACCACCGCGCCGTCCTCGACGCGCTCCTGCGGGAGGGGATGGCGGCCGAGGCGTACGAGGTCGTGGCTAGGCAGATGGACGCCGACGGGGTGGCCCCGGGGCTCCCGGAGTTCGAGCGCGTGCTCCGCGCCTTCCGCGAGGAGGGATCGTTCGACGCCGTCGAGGAGGCGTTCGACGAAATGCTCCTGCGGGGGCTCGTGCCGGGGGCGCGCGTCTACGATGTCTACGTCGGCGCGCTGTGCGACAAGGGGGACCTGGCCGGCGCGCGCCGGATGCTGGCGTGCATGGAGCGCGCGGGGTGCCCGCCCGGCGTGACGACGTTCGGCGTCGTGGTCGCCGGGTGCGTCGCTGCTGGGGACGTGGAAGCGGCGAGGGAGGTGGCGCGGGAGGCCGTCAGGCGGGGCCTGCGGTGGGACGCGCCGGCGCTGTCGGAGCTGGCTGGCGCGCTGCGTGGCGGCGGTCACctcgcgcgggcgcgggggctgCTGCTGGAGGACATCCTGCGTGACGGCTGCACTGCCCAGTTGGATGCATCGGCGTTTGAGCATCTCATAGGAGGAGAAGGAGCGTTGTGTGGCGAGGCTCCTTGCGCGGAGGCCGTCGCCGTAGTGGTCGGCGAGACGCCGACGTCCTTGCAACCGGGCACCGAACGATGAGGCGATGAAGTTTGTACTCTACTGCTACCTGCAATAATTCCTAGTAAGTAGCATGCCTGCGGTGCATTTACAGTGCCAGTTTGCCCGTGCGTCTCCGGCCGGCGAGGTGGCCT containing:
- the LOC101767010 gene encoding double-stranded RNA-binding protein 8, encoding MASAWCADARTAGAAGRGGAQLVPGTGTPSPDQRIDLNRAGFRRPPRVENCYVFKSRLQEYAQKAGLPTPEYHTLKEGPSHEPIFKSTVVVNNTKYDSLPGFFSRKAAEQSAAEVALMEIVKSVPATEAKNIPAVQETGLCKNLLQEYAQKMNYAIPSYICTKQASGVAPFICTVEIGGIQYIGAAARTKKEAEIKAARTALLAIQGQSEGCANGATKYIVVPGQREVKETDKKPTETPKSLKVKKSGGRKKWNKRKFMRKTDQIVDAEKDGTREVGDVHDSDVPMQATIITEEPSRDSIMLHLDGEARRVELELLRGTATQQPDEEAISVKQGLAMLLHSEEAIRVEHDLSRDTAMVESNKEVVMLQSDEEARMIELEAPRDPATVQPNEEARSVEQEPLNIAEVVKPNMEARSAEQESASAYVALQFNGSATDAKEELPSNTAMMQREETETIKQEAPQSGELVQPN
- the LOC101766595 gene encoding pentatricopeptide repeat-containing protein At2g38420, mitochondrial-like, which translates into the protein MEDRLLATLARHGRFAAAAALVSTARCTTRALNSLLAALCSPTKSSPTFLRVAPSLLLRAAPHAAPDATTFRILTSALCRARRPTAAADLLRCMPALLLDPDPRHCRAVLASLCHCAPAARHALAFLDDMRRWGVSPIQSDHRAVLDALLREGMAAEAYEVVARQMDADGVAPGLPEFERVLRAFREEGSFDAVEEAFDEMLLRGLVPGARVYDVYVGALCDKGDLAGARRMLACMERAGCPPGVTTFGVVVAGCVAAGDVEAAREVAREAVRRGLRWDAPALSELAGALRGGGHLARARGLLLEDILRDGCTAQLDASAFEHLIGGEGALCGEAPCAEAVAVVVGETPTSLQPGTER